In Humulus lupulus chromosome 7, drHumLupu1.1, whole genome shotgun sequence, the following are encoded in one genomic region:
- the LOC133789653 gene encoding uncharacterized protein LOC133789653 has product MADVIARSHGGDGGGYDPPRGPSDIPADCERAPPNKRGRHKGLNTWEKREQLGRPLPLEWDVRGRTYKEIGEYNSNFSRELRLLVRQYTDPDCPQWSKVPNALKERILAHLEIWRRAYAWDLERH; this is encoded by the exons atggctgatgttattgctcgatctcacgggggtgatggtggaggatacgatcctccacgtggaccgtcagatatcccagctgattgtgaacgag cgcctccaaacAAACGTGGACGCCATAAAGGATTGAACACGTGGGAAAAAAGGGAACAGTTGGGGCgacctctccctctcgagtgggatgtgcgggggagaacatataaagagatcggagagtacaactcaaatttctcaagagagctcagattacttgttcgacagtacacagatccggactgtcctcaatggtcaaaagtaccaaatgctttgaaagaaagaatacttgcacatttggaa atatggagaagggcatatgcctgggatcttgagaggcattga
- the LOC133791754 gene encoding short-chain dehydrogenase reductase 2a-like, whose protein sequence is MVSVEAIPRTFGIISMTFVLGIGLFDRIFLKIKKNSLIEHDKSRLEGRVAIVTGGARGIDEATVRVFTKHGAKVVIADIDDTIGKLLSQSLSPSVVYVHYDVSLEQDIKNLINFTVSHYGRLDILFTNVGILGNQSKSTKSIVYFDVDELDRILGVNVRGVSLGMKHASRVMVPRRSGCIISTTSIVVFMGGLGPHAYATSKNAVVGLMKNAACELGQHGIRVNCISPFGVATSMMISAWIKNGCDEEDESGYLKVGSPEENVEKMEEFVRGVANLKGATLKAKDIAEAALYLVSDESKYVSGHNLVVDGGYTCSKNCVGL, encoded by the exons ATGGTCTCGGTAGaggctataccgagaacatttggGATTATATCGatgacatttgttctcggtataggcctt TTTGATagaatatttttgaaaataaaaaagaactCCTTAATAGAACATGATAAATCCAGGTTAGAGGGAAGAGTGGCGATTGTGACTGGCGGTGCAAGAGGAATTGACGAGGCAACAGTAAGAGTATTCACCAAACACGGTGCCAAAGTAGTCATAGCCGACATTGACGACACCATAGGAAAACTCTTATCTCAATCCTTATCTCCTTCAGTAGTGTACGTACACTACGACGTGAGCTTAGAACAAGACATCAAAAATTTGATCAATTTCACAGTGTCCCACTACGGTCGCCTCGACATCCTCTTCACCAACGTCGGAATCCTTGGAAACCAATCAAAGTCGACCAAGAGCATCGTCTACTTTGACGTCGACGAGCTCGATCGAATCTTAGGAGTCAACGTGAGAGGAGTCTCCTTGGGAATGAAGCACGCATCGAGGGTCATGGTTCCTAGGAGGAGTGGATGCATCATTTCAACGACAAGCATCGTAGTTTTCATGGGAGGTCTTGGGCCGCACGCCTACGCGACTTCAAAGAACGCCGTGGTGGGGCTGATGAAAAATGCTGCGTGTGAGCTCGGGCAACATGGGATTAGGGTTAACTGTATTTCACCTTTTGGAGTGGCCACCTCCATGATGATTAGTGCATGGATTAAGAATGGTTGTGATGAGGAGGATGAGAGTGGGTATTTGAAAGTAGGGTCACCTGAAGAAAATGTGGAGAAAATGGAAGAGTTTGTGAGAGGAGTGGCCAATTTAAAGGGAGCCACATTGAAAGCTAAAGATATAGCGGAAGCCGCTCTTTATCTAGTAAGTGATGAATCCAAGTATGTGAGTGGCCATAACCTTGTGGTGGATGGGGGCTATACATGTTCCAAAAACTGTGTCGGCTTGTAA